From the Acetobacter aceti genome, one window contains:
- a CDS encoding aspartate dehydrogenase, which translates to MTKEGLHLGLIGSGSMAATVVAALTDAGVRIERLSVLVRPGREAAGEDAITEWKTGGAVSRVISSVEELIALEPDIVGECASQQAVASCVPSLLAAGIETVIASVGALADPDILASLYQIRSEKFHIATGAVAGMDGLSAARLSGLTEVVYTGRKPPSSWPGGGTDYAIIFKGSAREAALQFPKNANVAATVALAGIGFDRTQVLLIADPECSNNVHEISFVSGCARGNFRMEGVPSPDNPKTSLTAGYSVANVILNAIRPVLQTIARNVV; encoded by the coding sequence ATGACAAAAGAAGGTCTGCATTTGGGCCTGATCGGCTCCGGCTCCATGGCTGCGACTGTGGTGGCGGCACTGACTGATGCAGGTGTTCGAATAGAACGTCTCTCGGTTCTGGTGCGACCGGGTCGTGAGGCAGCCGGAGAGGATGCGATCACAGAATGGAAAACTGGTGGTGCTGTAAGTAGAGTCATCAGTTCTGTAGAAGAATTAATCGCTTTGGAGCCAGACATTGTTGGTGAATGTGCGTCGCAGCAGGCTGTCGCCTCCTGTGTTCCGAGTCTTCTCGCTGCCGGAATCGAAACAGTGATTGCGTCTGTCGGCGCTCTGGCAGACCCGGATATCCTTGCATCTCTTTATCAGATCAGATCAGAAAAATTTCATATTGCAACAGGCGCCGTTGCCGGCATGGATGGCCTCTCAGCCGCACGCCTCTCCGGATTGACCGAAGTGGTCTATACAGGAAGAAAGCCGCCTTCCTCCTGGCCGGGAGGCGGGACGGACTACGCCATAATCTTCAAGGGAAGCGCACGGGAAGCCGCTTTGCAATTTCCGAAAAATGCCAATGTGGCGGCTACAGTTGCTCTGGCCGGGATCGGTTTTGATCGTACACAGGTCCTCCTGATAGCAGACCCTGAATGTTCCAATAATGTTCATGAAATTTCCTTTGTTTCAGGATGCGCGCGCGGCAATTTCCGCATGGAAGGCGTGCCATCTCCGGATAACCCCAAAACCTCGCTTACAGCAGGGTACAGTGTCGCAAATGTCATTCTGAACGCGATTAGACCCGTGCTTCAGACAATCGCAAGGAATGTAGTGTGA
- a CDS encoding isocitrate/isopropylmalate dehydrogenase family protein, whose translation MMTNSKTIPATLIPGDGIGPEIMDSVVEILDAVGAPFAWERHIAGMAGVDAVNDPLPKDTLESIRRTGLALKGPLTTPSGGGFKSINVTMRQEFGLYANLRPTKTIIPGGRYEDIDLVIVRENLEGYYAAMEHIVPCDGDPKGMAISGGYVSRKECARIVRFAFDYAVKNGRKKVTLVHKANIIKLMSGMFLEEGRKVAKEYEGRVAVDESIVDAAAMRLVTNPWQFDVIVTTNLFGDILSDQAAGLVGGLGLAPGANIGEKAAIFEAVHGSAPDIAGKNLANPLALLLAAVMMLRHVRRDDLADRIDTAIKNLITSGKVRTRDMGGEAGTKELTAALKQALV comes from the coding sequence ATGATGACGAACAGCAAAACTATCCCCGCCACCCTTATTCCGGGCGATGGTATCGGCCCCGAGATTATGGACTCGGTGGTCGAAATCCTCGATGCCGTTGGTGCTCCGTTTGCGTGGGAACGCCACATTGCTGGCATGGCCGGGGTTGATGCGGTCAACGATCCTCTTCCGAAAGACACTCTTGAGAGCATCCGCAGAACCGGTCTTGCTCTCAAAGGCCCGCTGACCACGCCGAGCGGCGGCGGCTTCAAGTCCATCAATGTCACGATGCGTCAGGAATTCGGCCTCTACGCGAACCTCCGTCCGACCAAGACAATCATTCCTGGAGGTCGCTACGAAGATATCGATCTGGTCATCGTCCGCGAAAACCTCGAAGGTTATTATGCCGCTATGGAACATATCGTTCCATGCGACGGCGACCCGAAAGGCATGGCGATCAGTGGTGGCTACGTGTCCCGCAAGGAGTGCGCACGCATCGTTCGCTTCGCGTTCGACTACGCCGTGAAGAACGGTCGCAAGAAAGTGACGCTGGTTCACAAGGCCAACATCATCAAGCTGATGAGCGGCATGTTCCTTGAGGAGGGCCGCAAGGTCGCAAAGGAATATGAAGGCCGGGTCGCAGTGGATGAGAGCATCGTCGACGCCGCCGCCATGCGTCTGGTGACCAATCCCTGGCAGTTCGACGTGATCGTCACGACCAACCTGTTCGGCGACATTCTCTCCGATCAGGCAGCCGGTCTTGTCGGCGGTCTGGGTCTCGCTCCGGGCGCGAACATCGGTGAGAAGGCCGCGATCTTTGAAGCGGTGCATGGCTCCGCTCCAGACATCGCAGGCAAGAACCTCGCCAACCCGCTGGCTCTGCTGCTGGCCGCGGTGATGATGCTGCGTCACGTCCGTCGTGACGATCTGGCCGACCGGATCGACACAGCCATCAAGAACCTGATCACCAGCGGCAAGGTTCGCACCCGTGATATGGGTGGCGAAGCTGGCACGAAGGAACTGACGGCTGCACTGAAGCAGGCTCTCGTCTGA
- a CDS encoding SDR family oxidoreductase, producing the protein MHVSLSSLAGHRVVITGGARGLGEIIAEACAAAGAELWLADILEEGGKTADRIAAKYEVPVSFSCVDLAAPESIATFAETVRGKWDSIDGLVNNGAIATNVGGKNFEDIEIELWDRVQTVNVRGTWLMTRALSPLFSTRGRIVNIASDTALWGAPRLLAYIASKGAVIAMTRSLARELGPRGIGVSAVAPGIMRTEATEYVPQERHDLYETGRAVPGPQYPEDIVGVVAFLLTEPALSLTGQALPVNAGFVFT; encoded by the coding sequence ATGCATGTCTCATTATCCAGTCTTGCCGGGCATCGTGTTGTGATTACCGGCGGTGCGCGCGGCCTGGGCGAAATCATCGCGGAAGCCTGCGCTGCAGCCGGAGCCGAGTTGTGGCTGGCTGATATTCTTGAAGAAGGCGGAAAAACCGCTGACCGGATTGCGGCAAAGTATGAGGTTCCGGTCAGTTTCTCATGTGTCGATCTGGCCGCACCCGAATCAATTGCGACATTTGCAGAAACGGTGAGAGGCAAATGGGACAGCATTGACGGGTTGGTAAACAACGGCGCCATTGCAACCAATGTTGGAGGTAAGAATTTCGAGGATATCGAAATCGAACTCTGGGACAGGGTGCAAACGGTCAATGTACGCGGAACATGGCTTATGACCCGCGCATTAAGCCCGCTATTTTCCACCCGTGGCCGGATCGTCAATATCGCCTCCGACACTGCCCTTTGGGGCGCACCGCGTCTGCTGGCCTATATCGCCAGTAAAGGCGCGGTCATCGCCATGACTCGCTCCCTTGCACGCGAACTTGGTCCCCGTGGAATAGGCGTAAGCGCCGTCGCACCGGGTATCATGCGGACCGAAGCAACCGAATACGTCCCACAGGAGCGTCATGATCTTTATGAAACTGGCAGGGCTGTACCAGGCCCACAGTATCCTGAAGACATTGTCGGCGTCGTTGCCTTCCTGTTGACTGAACCTGCTCTGTCGTTGACCGGACAGGCTCTTCCGGTCAACGCAGGTTTTGTTTTCACCTGA
- a CDS encoding DNA adenine methylase: MHERLSSVTIECRPYEDILTRYDGPDVLFYLDPPYWGTEAYYDAPFSRAEPPPCCAASSRL; this comes from the coding sequence GTGCATGAGCGGCTGTCATCGGTGACGATCGAATGCAGGCCGTATGAGGACATTCTGACGCGGTATGACGGTCCGGACGTTCTGTTTTACCTCGACCCGCCCTACTGGGGCACTGAAGCGTATTACGACGCGCCGTTCTCTCGTGCTGAGCCGCCACCCTGTTGCGCTGCTTCTTCCCGACTGTGA
- a CDS encoding IclR family transcriptional regulator encodes MSDPEHNTDESSYISPPVQRAAKLLRYIGEGGSLANIRSAASTLGISRTTLLRLLHTLETERFIEPVREGEYQIGIGLVSLVGESAFGQDLVRIALPVVAKLAEKTGLSAHLGVLDGREAVYLARRVPNVPLASNISVGSRVGAHATTLGRAILAWMDPAEVRKLYEDRPLGRYTNRTPSSWTALQETLHREQQIGYSESDGLYSDGVSSIAAPIFDESDRVIASVNVTGPTTLFEMSDSRRKKIVGSVLDAAREISVRLGWRENASDKSYSIS; translated from the coding sequence ATGTCCGATCCAGAACACAACACCGACGAAAGCAGCTATATTTCGCCGCCCGTTCAACGTGCGGCCAAACTTCTCCGTTATATCGGGGAAGGAGGCTCTTTGGCCAATATCCGCTCAGCTGCCTCAACACTGGGCATCAGCAGGACCACTCTTCTCCGTCTGCTGCACACGCTGGAGACAGAACGCTTCATCGAACCTGTGCGTGAAGGTGAATACCAGATCGGCATCGGCCTTGTCAGTCTGGTTGGAGAAAGCGCGTTCGGTCAGGATCTTGTCCGTATCGCTTTGCCCGTTGTTGCAAAACTCGCTGAAAAAACGGGTCTGTCTGCGCATCTCGGGGTCCTTGACGGACGTGAGGCTGTCTATCTGGCTCGCCGTGTGCCAAATGTGCCGCTGGCAAGCAACATCTCGGTCGGATCGCGTGTCGGCGCACACGCCACCACGCTCGGGCGGGCTATTCTCGCATGGATGGATCCTGCCGAAGTCAGAAAACTTTATGAAGACCGGCCTCTCGGTCGGTACACGAACCGTACGCCCTCTTCGTGGACCGCACTTCAGGAGACCCTGCATCGTGAACAACAGATCGGATATTCCGAAAGCGACGGGCTGTATTCAGACGGCGTAAGCTCCATTGCCGCTCCGATCTTCGATGAATCGGATCGTGTGATCGCCTCCGTCAATGTAACCGGACCGACAACACTTTTTGAAATGAGTGATAGTCGCCGCAAAAAAATTGTCGGGTCTGTTCTGGATGCCGCCAGAGAAATTTCAGTGCGTCTTGGATGGCGTGAAAATGCTTCAGATAAATCTTACAGCATCTCATAG
- a CDS encoding TIGR00730 family Rossman fold protein, translated as MSARINAAAVFCGSRFGNMSAYKETAEAVGAGLAQAGIHLVYGGGYVGLMGAVADSAIQAGGRVTGIIPEFLESREVMHRGVTELIVTDSMHTRKQKMFSLADAFLILPGGFGTFDELMEILTWKQLQLHSKPILFVNIANWAQAVLAMLDEAVSQGFASPEARALIEVVPDAAAALRRLETVSPSHNRDDAEAAARM; from the coding sequence ATGTCTGCCCGCATTAATGCCGCTGCCGTATTTTGCGGTTCCCGTTTCGGAAATATGTCCGCCTATAAGGAAACGGCTGAAGCCGTGGGAGCCGGACTTGCTCAGGCTGGCATTCATCTCGTTTACGGCGGCGGCTATGTCGGTCTGATGGGTGCGGTGGCAGACTCCGCCATACAGGCAGGTGGTCGCGTCACGGGCATCATTCCCGAGTTTCTGGAATCGCGTGAAGTCATGCATCGCGGCGTGACCGAACTGATCGTTACGGATTCCATGCATACGCGCAAACAGAAAATGTTTTCGCTGGCTGACGCTTTTCTCATTCTTCCCGGTGGGTTTGGGACATTTGATGAACTGATGGAAATTCTGACCTGGAAGCAGTTGCAACTGCACTCCAAGCCCATTCTTTTCGTCAATATCGCGAACTGGGCGCAGGCCGTGCTGGCGATGCTGGATGAGGCGGTCAGCCAGGGGTTTGCCTCTCCGGAAGCGCGTGCGCTGATTGAAGTCGTGCCTGATGCAGCAGCGGCCCTGCGCCGACTGGAAACCGTTTCTCCATCGCATAACCGCGACGACGCTGAAGCTGCCGCCAGAATGTGA
- a CDS encoding M24 family metallopeptidase yields the protein MPGKMSDRLEALRAVLTETSLDGLIIPRSDEYLGEYVPACAERLAWISGFTGSAGLAVALAGKAAVFSDGRYITQMDDQVDGALWERHHITEAPPRLWLEKNAPEKARIGYDPRIISRSALNALHTDAVIFVPTPFNPVDAVWTDRPGPPSAPARVHPLEFTGQSSEEKRHALGAQLLEKGWQAAIITDCTSVAWLLNIRGTDVPHTPVVLSFAILHSNAQVDLFVDDAKITPEVRNWLGDDVTILPPDQLEAALRALKGQKVAVDPSATPVWFSQTLDAAGATVVEAADPCALPRARKNAIEQQGARAAHLRDAVAICRFLHWLDTHAAGSTELELVERLQAFRAEAPEYRDDSFDTISGAGPNGAIIHYRVTPETSRLLGANTVYLVDSGAQYPDGTTDITRTIWTGPDEPSVEIREAFSRVLKGNLLLGRTRFPGGTTGSALDVVARYALWQGGLDFDHGTGHGVGSYLSVHEGPQRISKLPGTVPLEAGMILSNEPGYYQPGSFGIRLETLEMVRASDVGQDGRNFLEFETLTLAPFDRHLVDPAVMGPEALDLLDFYHATVLAEVGPLLSGETATWLAHACSPIKRK from the coding sequence GTGCCCGGAAAGATGAGCGACCGTCTTGAGGCCCTGCGTGCCGTCCTGACGGAAACGAGTCTGGACGGGCTGATCATTCCACGTAGCGATGAATATCTTGGCGAATACGTGCCTGCCTGCGCCGAACGGCTGGCATGGATCAGCGGTTTCACAGGAAGTGCCGGACTGGCCGTCGCTCTCGCCGGGAAGGCCGCCGTTTTCTCCGATGGCCGTTACATCACCCAGATGGATGATCAGGTCGATGGCGCACTATGGGAGCGCCATCACATCACGGAAGCGCCTCCACGCCTCTGGCTTGAAAAGAATGCTCCCGAAAAAGCCCGTATCGGCTACGACCCGCGCATCATCAGTCGTTCCGCGTTGAATGCCCTGCATACGGACGCCGTGATATTTGTTCCGACCCCATTCAATCCTGTTGATGCCGTATGGACCGATCGTCCGGGTCCGCCTTCCGCCCCAGCGCGGGTTCATCCGCTGGAATTCACCGGACAGAGCAGTGAGGAAAAACGCCACGCGCTCGGTGCGCAACTGCTGGAAAAAGGATGGCAGGCCGCGATCATCACCGACTGCACGTCCGTCGCATGGTTGCTGAACATCCGCGGAACTGATGTGCCTCACACGCCTGTGGTGCTCTCTTTTGCCATTCTGCACAGCAACGCGCAGGTCGATCTGTTCGTAGACGACGCGAAGATCACGCCTGAAGTCCGGAACTGGCTTGGCGACGATGTGACCATCCTGCCCCCTGACCAGTTGGAAGCAGCACTTCGAGCATTGAAGGGCCAGAAAGTAGCAGTCGATCCTTCCGCCACACCGGTCTGGTTCAGCCAGACGCTCGACGCAGCCGGAGCGACCGTTGTGGAAGCGGCTGATCCCTGTGCGCTGCCCCGCGCGAGGAAGAATGCTATCGAGCAGCAGGGCGCGCGGGCCGCCCATCTGCGTGACGCTGTGGCCATCTGCCGCTTCCTGCACTGGCTGGATACTCATGCCGCCGGTTCAACGGAACTGGAACTGGTGGAGCGCCTGCAGGCTTTCCGGGCAGAAGCACCGGAATATCGCGACGATTCCTTTGACACGATCTCCGGGGCCGGGCCGAACGGGGCCATCATCCATTACCGTGTCACGCCGGAGACCAGCCGTCTTCTTGGCGCGAACACGGTCTATCTGGTGGATAGCGGCGCGCAGTATCCCGACGGCACCACGGACATCACCCGCACCATCTGGACAGGACCGGATGAACCTTCCGTCGAGATCAGGGAAGCCTTCAGCCGTGTGTTGAAGGGCAACCTGCTGCTGGGACGTACACGTTTTCCCGGCGGCACGACCGGCAGCGCACTGGATGTGGTGGCCCGCTATGCGCTGTGGCAGGGGGGGCTGGATTTCGACCACGGCACCGGCCACGGCGTGGGCAGCTACCTGTCCGTGCATGAGGGGCCGCAGCGCATCTCGAAGCTGCCGGGCACGGTGCCTCTGGAAGCAGGCATGATTCTGTCCAACGAGCCGGGTTATTACCAACCCGGATCGTTCGGGATCCGGCTGGAGACTCTGGAGATGGTCAGAGCCTCTGACGTCGGACAGGACGGACGAAACTTTCTTGAGTTTGAAACGCTGACTCTCGCTCCTTTCGACCGCCATCTGGTTGACCCGGCGGTTATGGGGCCGGAAGCCTTGGATTTGCTTGATTTTTATCACGCCACAGTGCTTGCGGAGGTTGGCCCCCTGCTCTCCGGGGAGACAGCAACGTGGCTGGCGCATGCCTGCTCTCCCATCAAGAGGAAGTGA
- a CDS encoding aldehyde dehydrogenase produces the protein MSVSAMDFTTADLPDGRIFVAGTFREGRGPQIESRFPADDSLNRVMREAGPEDLDESVSAAQKAAADPAWRDLLPHRRADYLYRISQGITANADRIAYIQSRDTGKTFRETHALAMSAASTFRYFAAALETMEEAITPSRGPWMTLSRYEPLGVVAAITPWNSPIASDAQKVAPALAAGNAVILKPATWSPLVGLEFARIVAESGLPAGLLSVLPGGGQTIGDRLVSHPAIGRISFTGGTKVGHAIASKAAERLVPVSLELGGKSPTIVFPDADIDQALAGILYGMFSSSGQSCIAGSRLFIHRSIYNEFLTRLVSATKALKVGHPFDPDTQVAPLIHPAHVANVARWVDIARAEGGRILAGGMAPDGEAYKGGYYYLPTIIDGVDNTATICREEVFGPVLVAMPFDDENDVIAMSNDNQYGLACGVWSRDLGRAMAVGKAITAGTVWINTYKQFSISTPFGADKESGIGREKGLEGLRAYMRQKSYYISDPGVKIPWALSALGASS, from the coding sequence ATGTCTGTCTCTGCCATGGATTTTACGACAGCCGATCTTCCTGATGGCCGCATTTTCGTGGCAGGGACTTTCCGGGAAGGTCGGGGGCCTCAAATCGAATCCCGTTTTCCAGCGGATGACAGCCTGAACAGGGTCATGCGGGAGGCTGGTCCGGAAGATCTTGATGAATCCGTGAGCGCCGCACAGAAAGCTGCTGCTGATCCGGCTTGGCGAGACCTCTTGCCACACCGTCGAGCCGATTATCTCTACCGCATCAGCCAGGGCATCACGGCAAACGCCGACCGGATCGCCTATATCCAAAGCCGTGATACGGGAAAAACGTTTCGGGAAACTCATGCATTGGCCATGAGCGCAGCGAGCACTTTCCGTTATTTTGCAGCGGCTCTGGAAACAATGGAAGAGGCCATCACGCCGTCACGGGGGCCGTGGATGACACTCTCCCGATATGAGCCGCTCGGTGTTGTCGCAGCCATCACACCCTGGAACTCACCGATCGCCAGCGATGCCCAGAAGGTCGCTCCCGCACTCGCAGCCGGAAATGCAGTGATCCTGAAGCCGGCCACCTGGAGTCCCCTTGTAGGACTGGAGTTTGCGCGGATTGTTGCGGAATCCGGTCTACCGGCGGGACTGCTGTCCGTTCTCCCCGGTGGTGGACAGACCATCGGCGATCGTCTCGTCAGTCACCCGGCAATAGGACGGATATCCTTTACAGGCGGCACCAAGGTCGGTCACGCAATCGCGTCCAAAGCAGCCGAACGCCTCGTGCCTGTATCGCTTGAACTCGGTGGGAAATCTCCAACCATCGTTTTTCCTGATGCCGATATCGATCAGGCGCTCGCCGGTATCCTGTATGGTATGTTCTCGTCTTCCGGTCAGTCCTGTATTGCAGGGTCTCGTCTGTTCATTCATCGTTCCATCTACAATGAATTTCTTACGCGGCTAGTTTCCGCAACAAAAGCGTTGAAGGTAGGTCATCCTTTTGATCCCGACACACAGGTCGCTCCACTGATCCATCCTGCACATGTCGCCAATGTCGCACGGTGGGTGGATATTGCGCGCGCAGAAGGTGGTCGGATTCTCGCGGGGGGCATGGCCCCAGACGGAGAAGCGTATAAAGGCGGCTATTACTATCTGCCGACAATCATAGACGGGGTCGATAATACAGCGACAATATGTCGGGAGGAGGTATTTGGCCCTGTTCTTGTCGCCATGCCATTTGACGACGAGAATGATGTGATCGCCATGTCCAACGACAACCAGTACGGTCTGGCCTGCGGGGTCTGGTCACGGGATCTGGGACGCGCCATGGCCGTGGGCAAAGCGATTACTGCTGGCACCGTCTGGATCAATACCTATAAACAGTTTTCTATTTCGACTCCTTTTGGAGCCGACAAGGAAAGCGGTATCGGTCGGGAAAAGGGACTTGAGGGTCTTCGAGCATATATGCGGCAGAAATCGTATTACATCAGCGACCCCGGTGTAAAAATACCATGGGCACTGAGCGCTCTGGGTGCCTCATCATAA
- a CDS encoding thiamine pyrophosphate-binding protein: MIHDTKQNGMTPTMMPVGDLVASWLAEIGVKVVFGVISIHNMPMLDAISRQGRIRFVPARGEAGAMNMADAYARTSGGLGVVFTSTGTAAGNAAGSQVEALTACSPVLHITTQIDRPFVDRDRAPIHDVPRQPEMLRGVSKDVLRAWSAASVITTLAAGASAALTAPSGPVSVEIPIDVQREEARIPLVWPKPRKAGVTPDETAVDCLAELVRKARRPVFWFGGGARKATAQAAALLQRGVGTVTSTNGRAVIPENAPGSLGAFNMTPEAQALYESSDLMVVVGSRLRGNETRNNEMQLGRILVQIDADASQGARNYPVDLFIHGDASATLSLLLEKLPEHLDVDTTLSEDISNARAKSEESLRQGLGPYAIVADTLREFVFERRLAFVRDVTISNSTFGNRYVSLAAPNLGVHALGGGIGQGIAMAIGAALSGAAPRTVCLVGDGGAMLYIGELATAVEENADIVFVLMNDCGYGVIRNIQDAQYGGRHCYTLSTIPDFGQIAAAVGLPHRCISDISVFRDEFTAALDAEGPVLLEIDMTRIGPFARSFAGPPAGAAGKPVS, translated from the coding sequence ATGATTCATGATACGAAACAGAACGGCATGACACCAACGATGATGCCGGTCGGGGATCTTGTCGCCAGTTGGCTTGCCGAAATAGGCGTAAAAGTCGTTTTCGGTGTAATTTCCATCCACAACATGCCGATGCTCGACGCTATTTCACGTCAGGGGCGCATCCGTTTCGTGCCGGCGCGTGGTGAGGCGGGCGCCATGAACATGGCGGATGCCTATGCCCGGACGTCTGGTGGACTGGGGGTCGTCTTCACCAGCACCGGCACCGCAGCAGGAAACGCAGCAGGCAGCCAGGTTGAAGCTCTGACAGCCTGCTCTCCGGTGCTGCATATCACCACGCAGATCGACAGGCCTTTCGTTGATCGCGACCGCGCGCCAATTCATGATGTACCCCGTCAGCCTGAAATGCTGCGCGGTGTCTCAAAGGACGTATTGCGCGCATGGTCGGCAGCCTCTGTTATCACAACGCTGGCGGCAGGCGCTTCGGCTGCCCTGACCGCCCCGTCCGGCCCGGTTTCGGTCGAGATTCCAATCGATGTGCAAAGGGAGGAGGCGCGTATCCCTCTCGTCTGGCCAAAGCCCCGCAAAGCTGGTGTTACGCCGGATGAAACGGCTGTGGACTGCCTCGCTGAATTGGTCAGGAAAGCCCGACGACCTGTTTTCTGGTTTGGAGGAGGCGCCCGTAAGGCAACAGCACAGGCCGCTGCGCTGCTGCAACGCGGTGTCGGGACGGTGACCAGCACGAATGGCCGTGCAGTCATCCCGGAAAATGCCCCAGGTTCACTCGGTGCTTTCAACATGACCCCGGAGGCTCAGGCCCTTTACGAATCATCAGATCTCATGGTGGTTGTGGGCTCACGTCTCAGAGGGAATGAAACCCGCAACAATGAAATGCAGCTTGGCCGTATACTCGTGCAGATTGACGCAGATGCCAGTCAGGGCGCGCGGAACTACCCGGTTGATCTTTTCATCCACGGCGATGCGTCCGCAACACTTTCCCTGCTTCTGGAAAAACTTCCAGAACATCTCGACGTTGACACGACACTTTCTGAGGATATCAGCAACGCGCGCGCAAAGAGCGAGGAGTCCTTGCGGCAGGGTCTTGGACCCTATGCAATAGTAGCCGACACACTCAGGGAATTTGTTTTTGAACGCAGGCTGGCGTTTGTCCGTGATGTGACCATCTCCAATTCCACATTCGGTAACCGCTATGTCAGTCTTGCCGCACCCAATCTTGGCGTCCACGCTCTTGGTGGAGGTATCGGTCAAGGCATCGCCATGGCTATCGGCGCGGCGCTTTCCGGTGCTGCTCCCCGCACTGTCTGTCTCGTGGGAGACGGAGGCGCGATGCTTTATATAGGTGAACTGGCTACCGCAGTTGAGGAAAATGCCGATATCGTCTTCGTTCTGATGAATGACTGTGGCTATGGGGTCATTAGAAACATTCAGGATGCGCAATACGGAGGACGACATTGCTACACTCTTTCGACAATTCCTGATTTTGGCCAGATTGCTGCTGCTGTTGGACTGCCTCATCGTTGCATTTCGGACATCTCGGTATTTCGTGATGAGTTCACTGCTGCACTTGATGCAGAGGGACCTGTTCTTCTCGAAATTGACATGACCAGGATTGGTCCTTTTGCAAGAAGTTTTGCCGGTCCGCCCGCAGGTGCAGCAGGAAAGCCTGTATCATGA
- a CDS encoding SDR family oxidoreductase codes for MDLGLRGKVAVVTGGSSGIGLATARRLLGEGMAVAICGRDPVRLEQARASLSSHGDVLAQQCDILDKANVLALCHAVTVWRGACDLLVNNAGQGRVSTFADTTDEAWHEELTLKFFSQINTIRAFEAMLRASGQGAIVAVNSLLAYQPEPHMVCTSAARAGVQNLLKSLAGELAPVIRVNSVVVGLIESGQWDRRFAAREDKSNDRDTWFSDLARKKNIPLARLGLPEEVANAIAFLGSPVASYTTGSQIEISGGLSRHI; via the coding sequence ATGGATCTCGGCCTGAGGGGAAAAGTTGCTGTTGTCACGGGAGGAAGTTCAGGAATAGGTCTCGCGACCGCCCGCAGGCTTCTTGGTGAAGGTATGGCGGTTGCGATCTGTGGCCGTGATCCAGTCAGGCTAGAACAGGCGCGGGCGTCGCTTTCCAGTCACGGAGATGTACTCGCGCAGCAATGCGATATTCTGGACAAGGCGAATGTCCTGGCGCTGTGTCATGCCGTCACCGTCTGGCGCGGTGCATGTGACCTCCTCGTCAACAATGCCGGGCAGGGCCGTGTGTCGACATTCGCAGACACGACGGATGAAGCCTGGCATGAGGAGCTGACTCTTAAATTTTTTAGTCAGATCAACACGATTCGTGCTTTTGAGGCGATGCTGAGAGCCTCCGGACAAGGCGCTATCGTCGCGGTCAACTCTCTGCTGGCCTACCAGCCGGAACCACATATGGTGTGCACATCAGCTGCCCGGGCCGGTGTGCAGAACCTGCTGAAATCTCTTGCCGGAGAGCTCGCGCCGGTTATCCGGGTCAATTCAGTTGTCGTAGGCCTGATTGAATCAGGACAGTGGGATCGTCGCTTTGCGGCGCGTGAAGACAAATCCAACGACCGCGACACATGGTTTTCCGATCTCGCCCGGAAAAAGAATATTCCCCTGGCGCGGCTTGGGCTTCCGGAAGAAGTCGCCAACGCGATCGCCTTCCTCGGGTCCCCGGTAGCCTCCTACACGACAGGCTCACAGATCGAAATTTCCGGCGGCCTCTCTCGCCATATCTGA